From Schistocerca cancellata isolate TAMUIC-IGC-003103 chromosome 6, iqSchCanc2.1, whole genome shotgun sequence, a single genomic window includes:
- the LOC126191440 gene encoding 3-oxoacyl-[acyl-carrier-protein] reductase FabG-like: MAFSGKVVLITGASSGIGAATAIHLSRLGASLSLTGRNEENLKKVAKSCEVLPEHPQPFLQTGDITNENDTKNIVEATLKHYGKLDVLVNNAGIIETGSIENTSLDQYDRIFSTNVRSMYHITMLAVPHLIKTKGSIVNVSSVNGIRSFPGVLAYNMSKAAVDQFTRCIALELAAKQVRVNSVNPGVTLTELQKRGGLDEEAYSKFLERSKETHALGRVGKPEEVAEAIAFLAGDTASFITGASLPVDGGRHAMGVR; encoded by the coding sequence ATGGCATTCAGTGGAAAAGTGGTTTTAATTACAGGTGCTAGTTCTGGAATTGGTGCAGCGACAGCAATACATTTATCACGGCTTGGAGCTTCTCTTTCTTTAACAGGCCGAAATGAGGAAAACCTGAAAAAAGTGGCAAAGTCCTGTGAGGTTCTTCCTGAGCATCCTCAACCATTTTTGCAGACAGGGGACATCACCAATgaaaatgatacaaaaaatattGTAGAAGCAACATTAAAACATTACGGCAAACTTGATGTTTTAGTGAATAATGCTGGTATTATAGAGACTGGAAGTATTGAGAATACATCACTAGATCAATATGACCGAATCTTCAGTACAAATGTTAGGTCTATGTACCACATTACTATGTTAGCAGTTCCCCATCTTATAAAAACAAAAGGCAGTATAGTAAATGTATCAAGTGTGAATGGTATACGATCATTTCCTGGAGTACTGGCATACAATATGTCTAAAGCTGCAGTGGATCAGTTTACAAGGTGTATTGCTTTGGAATTGGCAGCCAAACAGGTTCGTGTTAACAGTGTCAATCCTGGAGTGACACTAACAGAGCTGCAGAAACGGGGTGGTTTGGATGAAGAAGCTTACTCAAAATTTTTAGAACGTAGCAAAGAAACACATGCTCTTGGTCGTGTAGGGAAACCTGAGGAAGTGGCTGAAGCAATAGCTTTCCTAGCCGGTGATACTGCAAGCTTTATTACTGGTGCAAGTTTGCCCGTGGATGGAGGCCGCCATGCTATGGGTGTACGATAA